The Eriocheir sinensis breed Jianghai 21 chromosome 4, ASM2467909v1, whole genome shotgun sequence genome has a segment encoding these proteins:
- the LOC127009348 gene encoding acetylcholine receptor subunit alpha-like isoform X1 yields the protein MPDTHSQTFFSLNPRPAPSRSICVTVLVLNVHFRSPQTHKMAPWVRRVFIHILPRLLIMKRPQYQLNKHSLLTPGGNTKPNSVFLEPNRVMISTCNGNEMQDSFYRPQYDDSLYKNNENPNLPYDTPLHRRPNDFSPMTDGPFSTTCRIHGSTNIHEDAYTLEDADKSPTFRPFQHNLPHCSPEVHRTCWCVNFIAEHTRLKEDSTKVKEDWKYVAMVLDRLFLWIFTLAVLVGTAGIILQAPSLYDDRVPLDKFLSDVYRHQRLNG from the exons atgcCGGATACACACTCAcaaactttcttctctctcaacccccgccccgccccgtcccgcagTATATGTGTGACGGTTCTGGTGCTCAACGTTCACTTCCGGTCGCCCCAAACACATAAAATGGCGCCCTGGGTAAGGAGGGTCTTCATCCACATACTGCCGCGCCTCCTCATCATGAAGCGGCCCCAGTACCAGCTCAACAAACACAG CCTGTTGACACCAGGAGGCAACACCAAGCCTAACAG TGTGTTCCTGGAGCCCAACCGCGTCATGATCAGCACTTGTAACGGGAACGAGATGCAGGACAGCTTCTACCGGCCGCAGTACGACGACAGCCTCTACAAAAACAACGAAAACCCCAACCTGCCGTACGACACCCCTCTCCATCGCCGCCCCAACGACTTCTCCCC TATGACGGACGGGCCCTTCTCCACCACCTGTCGCATCCACGGCTCCACCAACATCCACGAGGACGCCTACACGCTCGAGGACGCCGACAAGAGTCCCACTTTTCGTCCCTTTCAACACAATCTTCCGCACTGCTCGCCGGAGGTTCACCGCACGTGCTGGTGTGTCAACTTCATCGCCGAGCACACCAGACTCAAGGAGGACTCGACCAAG GTGAAGGAGGATTGGAAGTACGTGGCCATGGTGCTGGACCGACTCTTCCTGTGGATCTTTACCCTGGCGGTGCTAGTGGGCACGGCCGGCATCATCCTGCAGGCGCCCTCCCTCTACGATGACCGGGTGCCCCTCGACAAGTTTCTCTCAGATGTGTACCGTCACCAACGCTTAAATGGCTAA
- the LOC127009348 gene encoding acetylcholine receptor subunit alpha-like isoform X3 — translation MILVSISICVTVLVLNVHFRSPQTHKMAPWVRRVFIHILPRLLIMKRPQYQLNKHSLLTPGGNTKPNSVFLEPNRVMISTCNGNEMQDSFYRPQYDDSLYKNNENPNLPYDTPLHRRPNDFSPMTDGPFSTTCRIHGSTNIHEDAYTLEDADKSPTFRPFQHNLPHCSPEVHRTCWCVNFIAEHTRLKEDSTKVKEDWKYVAMVLDRLFLWIFTLAVLVGTAGIILQAPSLYDDRVPLDKFLSDVYRHQRLNG, via the exons ATGATCCTCGTCTCAATCAG TATATGTGTGACGGTTCTGGTGCTCAACGTTCACTTCCGGTCGCCCCAAACACATAAAATGGCGCCCTGGGTAAGGAGGGTCTTCATCCACATACTGCCGCGCCTCCTCATCATGAAGCGGCCCCAGTACCAGCTCAACAAACACAG CCTGTTGACACCAGGAGGCAACACCAAGCCTAACAG TGTGTTCCTGGAGCCCAACCGCGTCATGATCAGCACTTGTAACGGGAACGAGATGCAGGACAGCTTCTACCGGCCGCAGTACGACGACAGCCTCTACAAAAACAACGAAAACCCCAACCTGCCGTACGACACCCCTCTCCATCGCCGCCCCAACGACTTCTCCCC TATGACGGACGGGCCCTTCTCCACCACCTGTCGCATCCACGGCTCCACCAACATCCACGAGGACGCCTACACGCTCGAGGACGCCGACAAGAGTCCCACTTTTCGTCCCTTTCAACACAATCTTCCGCACTGCTCGCCGGAGGTTCACCGCACGTGCTGGTGTGTCAACTTCATCGCCGAGCACACCAGACTCAAGGAGGACTCGACCAAG GTGAAGGAGGATTGGAAGTACGTGGCCATGGTGCTGGACCGACTCTTCCTGTGGATCTTTACCCTGGCGGTGCTAGTGGGCACGGCCGGCATCATCCTGCAGGCGCCCTCCCTCTACGATGACCGGGTGCCCCTCGACAAGTTTCTCTCAGATGTGTACCGTCACCAACGCTTAAATGGCTAA
- the LOC127009348 gene encoding acetylcholine receptor subunit alpha-like isoform X2, which translates to MPDTHSQTFFSLNPRPAPSRSICVTVLVLNVHFRSPQTHKMAPWVRRVFIHILPRLLIMKRPQYQLNKHSVFLEPNRVMISTCNGNEMQDSFYRPQYDDSLYKNNENPNLPYDTPLHRRPNDFSPMTDGPFSTTCRIHGSTNIHEDAYTLEDADKSPTFRPFQHNLPHCSPEVHRTCWCVNFIAEHTRLKEDSTKVKEDWKYVAMVLDRLFLWIFTLAVLVGTAGIILQAPSLYDDRVPLDKFLSDVYRHQRLNG; encoded by the exons atgcCGGATACACACTCAcaaactttcttctctctcaacccccgccccgccccgtcccgcagTATATGTGTGACGGTTCTGGTGCTCAACGTTCACTTCCGGTCGCCCCAAACACATAAAATGGCGCCCTGGGTAAGGAGGGTCTTCATCCACATACTGCCGCGCCTCCTCATCATGAAGCGGCCCCAGTACCAGCTCAACAAACACAG TGTGTTCCTGGAGCCCAACCGCGTCATGATCAGCACTTGTAACGGGAACGAGATGCAGGACAGCTTCTACCGGCCGCAGTACGACGACAGCCTCTACAAAAACAACGAAAACCCCAACCTGCCGTACGACACCCCTCTCCATCGCCGCCCCAACGACTTCTCCCC TATGACGGACGGGCCCTTCTCCACCACCTGTCGCATCCACGGCTCCACCAACATCCACGAGGACGCCTACACGCTCGAGGACGCCGACAAGAGTCCCACTTTTCGTCCCTTTCAACACAATCTTCCGCACTGCTCGCCGGAGGTTCACCGCACGTGCTGGTGTGTCAACTTCATCGCCGAGCACACCAGACTCAAGGAGGACTCGACCAAG GTGAAGGAGGATTGGAAGTACGTGGCCATGGTGCTGGACCGACTCTTCCTGTGGATCTTTACCCTGGCGGTGCTAGTGGGCACGGCCGGCATCATCCTGCAGGCGCCCTCCCTCTACGATGACCGGGTGCCCCTCGACAAGTTTCTCTCAGATGTGTACCGTCACCAACGCTTAAATGGCTAA
- the LOC127009348 gene encoding acetylcholine receptor subunit alpha-like isoform X4 has product MPDTHSQTFFSLNPRPAPSRSICVTVLVLNVHFRSPQTHKMAPWVRRVFIHILPRLLIMKRPQYQLNKHSLLTPGGNTKPNSMTDGPFSTTCRIHGSTNIHEDAYTLEDADKSPTFRPFQHNLPHCSPEVHRTCWCVNFIAEHTRLKEDSTKVKEDWKYVAMVLDRLFLWIFTLAVLVGTAGIILQAPSLYDDRVPLDKFLSDVYRHQRLNG; this is encoded by the exons atgcCGGATACACACTCAcaaactttcttctctctcaacccccgccccgccccgtcccgcagTATATGTGTGACGGTTCTGGTGCTCAACGTTCACTTCCGGTCGCCCCAAACACATAAAATGGCGCCCTGGGTAAGGAGGGTCTTCATCCACATACTGCCGCGCCTCCTCATCATGAAGCGGCCCCAGTACCAGCTCAACAAACACAG CCTGTTGACACCAGGAGGCAACACCAAGCCTAACAG TATGACGGACGGGCCCTTCTCCACCACCTGTCGCATCCACGGCTCCACCAACATCCACGAGGACGCCTACACGCTCGAGGACGCCGACAAGAGTCCCACTTTTCGTCCCTTTCAACACAATCTTCCGCACTGCTCGCCGGAGGTTCACCGCACGTGCTGGTGTGTCAACTTCATCGCCGAGCACACCAGACTCAAGGAGGACTCGACCAAG GTGAAGGAGGATTGGAAGTACGTGGCCATGGTGCTGGACCGACTCTTCCTGTGGATCTTTACCCTGGCGGTGCTAGTGGGCACGGCCGGCATCATCCTGCAGGCGCCCTCCCTCTACGATGACCGGGTGCCCCTCGACAAGTTTCTCTCAGATGTGTACCGTCACCAACGCTTAAATGGCTAA